A DNA window from Enterobacter asburiae contains the following coding sequences:
- the yieE gene encoding DNA-binding transcriptional regulator YeiE, whose protein sequence is MHITLRQLEVFAEVLKSGSTTQASQMLALSQSAVSAALTDLEGQLGVQLFDRVGKRLVVNEHGRLLYPRALALLEQAIEIEQLFREDNGAIRVYASSTIGNYILPEVIARYRRDFPTLPLEMSVGNSQDVINAVIDFRVDIGLIEGPCHNVDIIAEPWLEDELVVFASPASSLLQGEVTLERLAQAQWILREQGSGTREIVDYLLLSHLPHFQLGMELGNSEAIKHAVRHGLGISCLSRRVIAEQLETGSLVEIPVPLPKLVRTLWCIHHRQKHLSSSLQRFLRYCAI, encoded by the coding sequence ATGCACATTACATTGCGTCAGCTGGAAGTGTTTGCCGAGGTGCTGAAAAGCGGCTCGACGACCCAGGCGTCACAAATGCTGGCGCTCTCGCAGTCTGCGGTCAGCGCGGCGTTGACCGATCTTGAAGGGCAGCTGGGCGTGCAGCTGTTCGACAGGGTAGGGAAGAGACTAGTGGTCAACGAGCACGGTCGTCTTCTTTATCCACGCGCGCTGGCGCTGCTGGAGCAGGCTATCGAAATCGAGCAGCTGTTCCGCGAAGACAACGGCGCGATCCGCGTCTACGCCAGCAGCACCATTGGGAACTACATTCTGCCGGAAGTGATTGCCCGCTACCGCCGGGATTTCCCGACCCTGCCGCTGGAGATGAGCGTGGGTAACAGCCAGGACGTTATCAACGCGGTGATTGATTTCCGCGTGGATATCGGCCTCATCGAAGGACCCTGCCATAACGTCGATATCATTGCCGAGCCCTGGCTGGAGGATGAGCTGGTGGTGTTTGCGTCCCCGGCTTCGTCGTTATTGCAGGGCGAGGTGACGCTGGAGCGCCTGGCGCAGGCGCAGTGGATCCTGCGCGAGCAGGGCTCCGGCACGCGTGAAATTGTCGATTATCTGCTGCTTTCCCATCTGCCGCATTTCCAGTTAGGGATGGAGCTTGGGAACTCTGAGGCTATCAAGCACGCGGTGCGTCATGGCCTGGGGATCAGCTGTCTTTCCCGGCGCGTCATTGCCGAACAGCTTGAGACGGGGTCGCTGGTTGAAATCCCGGTTCCGTTGCCGAAACTGGTGCGCACGCTATGGTGCATCCATCACCGTCAGAAACACCTTTCCAGCTCTCTGCAGCGTTTTCTGCGCTACTGCGCCATTTAA
- a CDS encoding amino acid permease has product MVSEIKTTEAPTLRRELKARHLTMIAIGGSIGTGLFVASGATISAAGPGGALFSYILIGLMVYFLMTSLGELAAYMPVSGSFSTYGQKYVEEGFGFALGWNYWYNWAVTIAVDLVAAQLVMNWWFPDTPGWIWSALFLAVIFLLNYISVRGFGEAEYWFSLIKVATVIIFIVVGVAMIVGIFKGAEPAGWSNWAIGDAPFAGGLSAMIGVAMIVGFSFQGTELIGIAAGESENPEKNIPRAVRQVFWRILLFYVFAILIISLIIPYTDPSLLRNDVKDISVSPFTLVFQHAGLLSAAAVMNAVILTAVLSAGNSGMYASTRMLYTLACDGKAPRIFAKLSRGGVPRNALYATTVIAGLCFLTSMFGNQTVYLWLLNTSGMTGFIAWLGIAISHYRFRRGFVKQGHDINSLPYRSGFFPLGPIFAFILCLIITLGQNYEAFLADTIDWGAVTATYIGIPLFLVIWFGYKLTKGTKFVRYSEMEFPERFKQ; this is encoded by the coding sequence ATGGTTTCAGAAATTAAAACCACAGAAGCGCCCACGCTACGTCGTGAACTCAAGGCGCGTCACCTGACGATGATCGCCATTGGCGGCTCAATCGGAACAGGTCTTTTCGTTGCCTCTGGCGCAACGATTTCGGCAGCCGGCCCGGGTGGGGCGCTCTTCTCTTATATCCTGATTGGCCTGATGGTGTACTTCCTGATGACCAGTCTCGGCGAACTGGCCGCGTACATGCCGGTATCCGGTTCGTTCTCGACCTACGGTCAAAAATACGTTGAAGAAGGCTTCGGCTTCGCGCTGGGCTGGAACTACTGGTACAACTGGGCGGTCACTATCGCCGTTGACCTTGTCGCCGCACAGCTGGTGATGAACTGGTGGTTCCCGGATACGCCGGGCTGGATCTGGAGCGCCCTGTTCCTGGCCGTCATCTTCCTGCTGAACTACATCTCCGTGCGCGGTTTCGGCGAAGCGGAATACTGGTTCTCTTTGATCAAAGTGGCAACCGTCATCATCTTTATCGTCGTCGGTGTGGCGATGATCGTTGGTATTTTCAAAGGCGCAGAACCTGCGGGCTGGAGTAACTGGGCGATAGGCGATGCGCCGTTTGCCGGTGGCCTTTCGGCGATGATTGGCGTGGCGATGATTGTCGGCTTCTCCTTCCAGGGGACCGAGCTGATTGGTATCGCCGCCGGTGAGTCAGAGAATCCGGAGAAAAATATTCCGCGTGCGGTCCGTCAGGTATTCTGGCGTATCCTGCTGTTCTATGTGTTCGCGATCCTGATTATCAGCCTGATCATCCCGTACACCGATCCAAGCCTGCTGCGTAATGACGTAAAAGACATTAGCGTCAGCCCGTTCACGCTGGTCTTCCAGCACGCCGGTCTGCTTTCGGCCGCGGCGGTGATGAACGCCGTTATCCTGACCGCAGTGCTTTCAGCCGGTAACTCCGGGATGTACGCGTCCACCCGTATGCTCTACACGCTGGCATGCGACGGTAAGGCGCCGCGTATCTTTGCGAAACTGTCCCGTGGCGGTGTGCCGCGTAACGCGCTGTACGCCACAACGGTGATTGCCGGTCTGTGCTTCCTGACCTCCATGTTTGGCAACCAGACGGTGTACCTGTGGCTGCTTAACACGTCCGGGATGACGGGCTTTATTGCCTGGCTGGGGATTGCTATTAGCCACTACCGTTTCCGCCGTGGTTTCGTCAAGCAGGGCCACGATATTAACTCGCTGCCGTATCGCTCCGGTTTCTTCCCGCTGGGTCCTATTTTCGCCTTCATTCTGTGCCTGATCATTACGCTGGGACAGAACTATGAAGCGTTCCTGGCGGACACCATTGACTGGGGCGCCGTGACGGCGACCTACATTGGTATTCCGCTGTTCCTCGTCATCTGGTTTGGCTACAAGCTGACGAAAGGAACAAAATTCGTTCGCTACAGTGAAATGGAATTCCCGGAACGATTTAAACAATAA